The following DNA comes from Streptomyces sp. Ag109_O5-10.
CGTCGGCCAGTTCGACTACGCGGCCGCCAACGCGTGTCTCGACGCCTACGCCCACCACGTACCGCCCGGCGGCGACGCCACCGTACGCACGAGCGTCGGCTGGGACGCGTGGCGGGACGTCGGCATGGCCCAGCGGCACGCCGCCCGCGCGGACGCCCGGCACCGGGACCACCTGAGCGTGGCACTCACCCCCGAGGAGGGCACCGCCGTCTTCGAGCGGGCGCTCCATCTCCAGCTGCCGTCTCTCCTGATCGGCACCACGGACCTGACGGCCGCACGGGACTTCTACGAACCGGCCGCCACCGCCGCGCCCCCGGCTCCCGCGGCTCCCGCGGCTGCCGTGCGGGAAGACACGGACGCCGAGATCACCGGGATCCTCCTGGGCCTGCTCGGCCTGGACACCGTCGACCCGCGGGCCGCCCTGTACGACCTGGGTGCCGACTCGCTGACCCTGCTGGAGCTCCTCGACGAGATCAAGCGCCGGCACGGCACCGACATCGAGCTGTCCCGGCTCAGCCACCGGGTGAGCCTCGACGAGATCCTCGGTCACCTCGGCGGCGGGAAGCGCCCGCACGGCACGGTGGACGTCGAGGTGTGGCAGCACGGCCCGGGGCCGGACGTGCTGTGCCTGGTGCATCCGGTGGGCGGGGACGTCCAGGCCTACCGGCCCCTGGTCTCCGCCCTGCCCGCCCACCTCACCGTCTGCCTGATCGCCGACCCCGCTCTGCGCGCCTCCGGACCGCCGGACGGCCGCGCCACCGACTCCGTCGACTCCATCGACTCCATCGACGAGCGTGCCGCGCGGTACCTGGCCGCCGTGCGACGGGAGTTCCCGGAACCCGGACACCGGCTGACCGTCGCCGGCTGGTCGTTCGGGGCGTGGACCGCGCTGTCGATGGCCGCGCTCGCCGAGGCCCGGGACCGGCCCGTGACCGCCCTCCACCTTCTCGACCCGCCGCCGCCTGGAGCCGGGCAGCGCCTCGCCGGCTACGACGAGGAGCAGATACAGGCGGTCTTCGCCCGCGAGTTGAGCGCCATCGGAGGGGGACGGACGACGGCAGGAGCCCAGCCCGGCCCCGGACCCGGTCCGGACACCTCCGCCGCCCCGCTCGCGGAGCCCGGTCGCCTCTACGCCGAGCGGCTCGCGCGCTGTTGCCGGGCCAACCTGGCGGCCATGGCCGGGCACCGGCTGCCGCGGCTGCGCCGGACGCCCACCGCCGTATGGCTGGCGACGCTGCCCGTGGACGAGGCCGTGCTCGCGCCCGAGCCGACCGCCCCCGGCGCATGGGACGCGCACCTGCCGTCGTCGTACCGGCTGCACCACGTCGACGCCGACCACTACCGGATCGTCGCCGAGCCGCACGTCCGGGAGATGGCCGCCGCCCTCGCCGAGACCGCGTCGCCGTCCGGCGCCCGGCCACAGCCCGCCGGACGGACCTGAGGAGACCACCCGTGCAGCATCCCTACACCGGCCTGCCCGCGCGGTCGTTCTGGCGCACCGCGGTCGCCGAGCGCGAGCCCGCGGACATCGACGGCCTGTGGACGCCGAAGTTCGCGATCGGCCAGGACGATCCCGTGGTGACCGCCGGCTCGTGCTTCGCCGCGCACATCGGGCGGGCCCTCCTGGCGGAGGGCATGCACTGGTACGACGCCGAACTCCCGCCGCCGGGGCTGACGGCGGCCGAGCAGGCGGCGCGCGGCTACCGCCGCTTCTCCTTCCGCACCGGCAACATCTACACGGCGGCCGCGCTGCGCCAGTGGGTCGCCTGGGCGCTGGCGGAGGAGAAGCCGCCGGAGGAGGTGTGGGGGGAGGACGGGGCCTTCCACGACCCGTACCGGCCCGCGGTGGAGCCCGACGGCCATCGCTCGCCGGACGACGTGCTGCGCGCCCGCGCGGTCACGCTGGACGCCATCCGCACCGCCCTCACCACGGCCGACGTCCTGGTGTTCACCCTCGGCCTGACCGAGGCCTGGCACGACGTCCGTACCGGCACCGTCCTGCCGGTGTGTCCGGGTACCGTGCGCGGCCGGTACGACCCCGCCCGGCACGTCCTGCGCAACCACACCGCCGACCGGGTCCACCGGGACCTCACCGACGTGCTCGCGATGGCACGCGGCGTCAACTCCCGGCTGCGCACGGTCCTCACGGTCTCCCCGGTCCCGCTGACGGCGACCGCCACCGGCCGGCACGCGCTGGTCGCCACCACGTACTCCAAGTCGGTGCTCCGCGCGGCGGCCGGCCAGCTCGCGGACGCGTCGGACGACGTCGACTACTTCCCGTCGTACGAGATCGTCACGGGCTTCCCGTACCGGGCGGCGTTCTACGGACCGAACCTGCGCACGGTCACACCCGACGGTGTGGCCTTCGTGATGCGGCACTTCTTCCGGGCCCTTCGGCCCGGTGCGGACCCGGCGCCCGCCGCGTCCGCGCAGACCACCCCCGTCGCCGGCGGAGAGGACCACTGGTGTGACGACGCCGTGCTCGACTACTACGCCCCCCGGTCCCGCCCGGTTCCTCCTGCTCGGTGACTCCCACGCCGGCTGTGTCGGACGGGCCGCACGGCAGGCGCACCTGCCGTTCGTGGGGGGCCCGGTCGGCTCGGGGCGGGATTTCCTCGGACCGTTCCTCGGCACCGGCGACGGTGCGGGTGACGGTGGCCCGGTCTTCCGGGACGCGGCGGTCGGGCGGCTGGTCGGGGAGTTCCTGGAGCAGCTCGGCGGGTGCGGGTTCGCGGGGCTCGAGGTGCCGCTCGTGTGCACGTTCGGGCTGAGCGCCCACACCGTGGCCACGCGGCAGAACTGGGACCTGCACCGCGACCGGCACGGCGCGGTGCCCGAACGGTTCCTGCGCAGCGGCCTGTTCGCCGACCTGGTCCGGGCGAGTGTCCGCGGCGCGCTCGCCTTCTACGGCCGCACGGCCGCCCTCGGACTGCGAGTGCTGGCCGTCATGCCCCCGCAGCGGGTGCCCGGCATGTCCGACCCGGCCGTCTTCTTCGCCGCCCAGGACGTGATCGGAGCCGCACTCAGCGACCGCGGCGTGGAGTTGATTGATCTGCGGGCCCGCGTCACCGACGGCTCGGGATACCAGCGACCGGTCTTCTGCCAGCCCGACGACACGATCCACGGCAACCTCGCCTTCGGCCGCCTGGTGGTCGCCGAACTCCTCGACGCCGGGCTCTGACCCGGCTCCCTCTCCGACGCATCCGTCCAGCCCGTCCAGCCCGTCCAGCCCAAGGAGGTCCCCATGGAGGACTACGCACTGCGCGCCGTGGAACGGCTCACCACCCGCCCCGCCGAGCCCTACGACACCCTCTCCGTCGCCCCCATCACCCCCGTGCTGGGCGCCGAGGTGACCGGGCTCGACCTGTCCCGCGAGCTGACGCCGCAGCAGGAGAAGGAGCTCAGGCACGCGTTCCACACCCACCACGTGCTGGTCTTCCGGGACCAGGACCTCACCCCCGGGGAACACAAGCGGTTCGCGGGCGTCTTCGGCGAACTGCACCCCGTCGCCCTCGCCGCCGAGGGGTCGGACCCGCACATCCTGGAGATCAAGGCGGACAAGGACTCCAAGGCCGTCGCCGGGAACGGCTGGCACTCCGACGGCACCGCCGACCCCGCGCCCTCCCTCGGCTCCATGCTGTACATCACCACGATCCCCGAGGGCGGCAGCGGCGGCGACACCCTGTTCGCCAACATGCACCTCGCCTACGACCTGCTCTCGCCCGCCCTGCGCGGCTTCCTGGACGGTCTGACCGCCCTCCACGACGGCGCCAAGCCCTGGACGGACGCCGGGCTGACCCCGCCGCCGGAGTACGACGTGCCGCGCACCGAACAGCCGGTCGTGGTCCGCCATCCGGAGAACGGCCGCAAGCTGCTGTTCGTCAACGCCCCCTACACCTCGCACATCACCCAGCTGTCGCGCGCCGAGAGCGACGCCCTGCTGGGGATGCTGTACGCGCACATCGCCCGCACCCCGCTGCTGCACTGCCGGGTCCGCTGGCAGGAGCGCACGCTGGTGTTCTGGGACAACCGCAGTGTGCAGCACCACGCGGTGTGGGACTACTTCCCGCACACCAGGGAGGGCCGCCGCGTGGCGATCGACGGCACGTCCCTGACCGCCTGACCCGCCGCCGCAGGGAGACCGC
Coding sequences within:
- a CDS encoding TauD/TfdA family dioxygenase, with the translated sequence MEDYALRAVERLTTRPAEPYDTLSVAPITPVLGAEVTGLDLSRELTPQQEKELRHAFHTHHVLVFRDQDLTPGEHKRFAGVFGELHPVALAAEGSDPHILEIKADKDSKAVAGNGWHSDGTADPAPSLGSMLYITTIPEGGSGGDTLFANMHLAYDLLSPALRGFLDGLTALHDGAKPWTDAGLTPPPEYDVPRTEQPVVVRHPENGRKLLFVNAPYTSHITQLSRAESDALLGMLYAHIARTPLLHCRVRWQERTLVFWDNRSVQHHAVWDYFPHTREGRRVAIDGTSLTA
- a CDS encoding GSCFA domain-containing protein, which gives rise to MQHPYTGLPARSFWRTAVAEREPADIDGLWTPKFAIGQDDPVVTAGSCFAAHIGRALLAEGMHWYDAELPPPGLTAAEQAARGYRRFSFRTGNIYTAAALRQWVAWALAEEKPPEEVWGEDGAFHDPYRPAVEPDGHRSPDDVLRARAVTLDAIRTALTTADVLVFTLGLTEAWHDVRTGTVLPVCPGTVRGRYDPARHVLRNHTADRVHRDLTDVLAMARGVNSRLRTVLTVSPVPLTATATGRHALVATTYSKSVLRAAAGQLADASDDVDYFPSYEIVTGFPYRAAFYGPNLRTVTPDGVAFVMRHFFRALRPGADPAPAASAQTTPVAGGEDHWCDDAVLDYYAPRSRPVPPAR